A single genomic interval of Sphingobium sp. EM0848 harbors:
- a CDS encoding TonB-dependent receptor has product MFRGPLHASVAAIALAFSPPAAARTPASLALPRAALADSLNALSRGAGIEILADPALLRGKRAPAVGSASSAEAALIQLLQRSGLTYEKRGGTFLIVQGSHPRPRDGASRTGGRPYARPIARPRQEAERPGSEGGNGAPPAAIIVTGTHIARPELESTMPISIIQMADARTYARDTVYDALLLHPAIGPGLGDSNSQGQEYDTGVANINLRNMGNNRSLVLVDGQRWVSGGARISAVDLKTIPSAMIDRLEVVTGGAAAIYGADAVTGAVNIIMKKTVTGLHLSVTNGISQQGDANQLNISGTTGFQFDGGRGHFVIGGDYTDTAPLAWSDRYDRRQSYYANPANTGPNDGIADNILAYNFGSFYRSAVPSFYVNGQWYQYREGAVTPVAYTHLVTAGETGTGDGGPVTTGFENHLLRNASRTASLYAHLSYELAPALIWNATFNAAHSHTRAVPEWPEVRTDARPTNWWGGTTGEIATLTNPYLPDAIRQFMVARNLTALPLDRSYFNLPQAFEIHDRNNVTLGTDIGGKLGNGLNWSAFLRYGQVTDRIVTTNMIGKAEWLQARDSIVDPMTGQVECADAAARADGCVPLNFFSTDGYSPALLAYIEKSRHERTKNSLLNSGLTLQGSVLALPYGDVSFAAGFEWRRETLHTRDDPDTAKLSDIIISPGSDYAFHPALDAARDAAELFGEFEVPLLKDLPFARRLDIEGAYRFSRYSDNPDTHAWKAGATWEPFPGIALRGVFSRSVRVPNFGELFSPVGHAVYGHIDDPCQAGTILQNANRITNCAALLPGLPLPLANPNLNAPIIYSGGNPELMPETSNSFTLGAVVQPKFLRGFDLTVDYWDIQIDNIITSLSYITILNNCVDGNNGPNQIYCQLIQRNADGTVNSVQAQYANLAGQHARGIDFGATYRVPLHGGLLRLGFNGTYLLEQTSIAQIGNAPIDYAGQWNYPRFKATLMASYSIGTVSFGLNSRFISRSVYSVLDASPETRDPNHVPAYLCTDLMLQTRPADQFSLSIGVKNISNVGIFAPLRDTAPGPHGSGGVPTGAAYYDAVGRYFFGKVEVNF; this is encoded by the coding sequence ATGTTCCGTGGCCCGCTTCATGCGAGCGTTGCGGCCATTGCATTGGCCTTCTCGCCGCCTGCTGCCGCCCGGACTCCCGCCAGCCTCGCCTTGCCGCGTGCCGCTCTGGCCGATTCGCTCAATGCCCTGTCACGGGGCGCCGGTATCGAGATATTGGCGGACCCGGCCCTGTTGCGTGGGAAAAGGGCGCCCGCGGTGGGAAGCGCGTCCTCGGCCGAAGCCGCGTTGATCCAACTGCTGCAGAGGTCGGGACTGACTTATGAAAAGCGGGGCGGAACCTTCCTGATCGTTCAGGGGAGCCATCCGCGCCCACGCGACGGTGCCAGCCGGACAGGCGGACGCCCCTATGCCCGTCCGATTGCGCGCCCCCGACAGGAGGCCGAACGCCCCGGCAGTGAAGGAGGCAATGGGGCACCGCCCGCCGCCATTATCGTGACGGGGACACATATCGCCCGGCCCGAACTGGAATCGACCATGCCGATCAGCATTATCCAGATGGCCGATGCCCGGACCTATGCCCGCGACACGGTCTATGATGCCTTGCTGCTCCATCCCGCGATCGGGCCGGGCCTGGGCGACTCCAATTCCCAGGGGCAGGAATATGATACCGGCGTCGCCAATATCAACCTGCGCAACATGGGCAATAACCGCTCGCTGGTGCTGGTGGATGGGCAGCGCTGGGTGTCGGGCGGCGCGCGGATATCGGCGGTCGATCTCAAGACCATTCCCAGCGCGATGATCGACCGGCTGGAGGTCGTGACCGGCGGCGCCGCGGCGATCTATGGCGCCGATGCCGTGACGGGCGCGGTCAACATCATCATGAAGAAGACTGTCACCGGCCTGCATCTGTCCGTGACCAACGGCATTTCGCAGCAGGGAGACGCCAATCAGTTGAACATCTCGGGCACCACCGGCTTCCAGTTCGACGGCGGACGGGGCCATTTCGTGATCGGCGGCGATTATACCGATACCGCACCGCTGGCATGGTCCGATCGCTATGACCGTCGCCAGAGCTATTATGCCAATCCCGCCAATACAGGCCCAAATGACGGCATAGCCGACAATATCCTGGCTTATAATTTCGGGTCTTTCTATCGGTCCGCCGTCCCGAGTTTTTACGTCAATGGCCAATGGTATCAATATCGGGAGGGGGCCGTCACACCCGTCGCCTATACCCATCTGGTCACGGCCGGCGAAACGGGAACGGGCGACGGTGGCCCCGTCACCACCGGCTTTGAAAACCATCTCCTGCGCAATGCCTCGCGGACGGCTTCGCTCTATGCACATCTTTCCTATGAACTGGCGCCGGCGCTCATCTGGAACGCCACCTTCAATGCCGCGCACAGCCATACCCGCGCAGTGCCGGAATGGCCCGAAGTCCGCACCGATGCCCGGCCGACCAACTGGTGGGGCGGCACCACGGGCGAAATCGCGACGCTGACCAATCCCTATCTGCCCGATGCGATCCGGCAGTTCATGGTCGCCCGGAACCTGACCGCGCTCCCGCTCGACCGCAGTTATTTCAACCTGCCCCAGGCCTTCGAAATCCACGATCGCAACAATGTCACGCTGGGCACCGATATCGGCGGCAAGCTGGGGAACGGGCTGAACTGGTCGGCCTTCCTGCGCTATGGGCAGGTGACGGACCGGATCGTCACGACCAACATGATCGGCAAGGCCGAATGGCTCCAGGCCCGTGACTCGATTGTCGATCCGATGACGGGACAGGTGGAATGCGCCGATGCCGCCGCGCGCGCGGATGGCTGCGTGCCGCTCAATTTTTTCAGCACCGATGGCTATAGCCCGGCGCTCCTCGCCTATATCGAAAAAAGCCGCCATGAGCGGACCAAAAATTCGCTGCTGAATTCCGGCCTCACGCTTCAGGGCAGCGTCCTTGCCCTGCCCTATGGCGATGTGTCCTTCGCGGCGGGGTTCGAGTGGCGGCGTGAGACGTTGCATACGCGTGACGATCCCGACACCGCCAAGCTCAGCGACATCATCATTTCCCCCGGCTCCGACTATGCCTTTCATCCCGCGCTCGACGCCGCCCGCGACGCCGCCGAACTTTTTGGCGAATTTGAGGTGCCGCTGCTGAAGGACCTGCCCTTCGCCCGGCGGCTGGACATCGAAGGCGCCTATCGTTTCTCGCGCTACAGCGACAATCCCGACACCCATGCCTGGAAAGCCGGTGCGACATGGGAACCCTTTCCCGGCATTGCGCTGCGCGGTGTGTTCTCGCGCTCCGTTCGCGTGCCCAATTTCGGTGAGCTTTTCTCCCCTGTCGGCCATGCGGTCTATGGGCATATCGACGACCCCTGCCAGGCTGGGACCATTCTCCAGAACGCAAACAGGATAACGAATTGCGCGGCCCTCTTACCGGGCCTGCCCTTGCCGCTGGCCAATCCCAATCTCAACGCGCCCATCATCTATAGCGGCGGCAATCCGGAGCTGATGCCGGAAACATCCAACAGCTTCACGCTGGGCGCTGTGGTTCAACCGAAATTCCTGCGCGGTTTCGACCTGACGGTGGATTATTGGGACATCCAGATCGACAACATCATCACGTCCCTCTCCTATATCACGATCCTGAACAACTGCGTTGATGGCAATAATGGTCCCAATCAGATCTATTGCCAATTGATCCAGCGCAACGCCGACGGAACGGTCAACTCCGTCCAGGCGCAATATGCCAATCTCGCCGGGCAACATGCGCGCGGCATCGACTTCGGCGCCACTTATCGGGTGCCTTTGCACGGCGGGTTGCTGCGGCTTGGCTTCAACGGCACCTATTTGCTGGAACAGACGAGCATCGCCCAGATCGGCAACGCCCCCATCGACTATGCGGGCCAGTGGAACTATCCGCGCTTCAAGGCCACGCTGATGGCCAGCTATTCCATCGGCACGGTCAGTTTCGGGCTGAACAGCCGTTTCATCAGCCGCAGCGTCTATAGCGTCCTGGACGCGTCGCCCGAAACACGGGACCCCAACCATGTGCCGGCCTATCTTTGCACCGACCTGATGCTGCAAACCCGCCCGGCTGACCAATTCAGCCTGAGCATCGGTGTGAAGAATATCAGCAATGTCGGCATCTTCGCGCCGCTCAGGGATACGGCCCCCGGGCCTCACGGATCGGGCGGCGTCCCGACCGGCGCGGCCTATTATGATGCTGTCGGCCGCTATTTCTTCGGCAAGGTCGAAGTCAATTTCTGA
- a CDS encoding FecR domain-containing protein: MAELSEDSSAEWEAAQWVARQMGNEPFDMEGFNAWLAADSQHKPLFDTMWHRIMGPAMDQALNSYGTQARSRRNRLAAGAVGLLALAGGYGAWPSVELFMAQPQDYAAAGGTIRQISLEDGTRLTLAGGAVVRVRYTRRDRLVELTGGTIFADVVHDENRPFRIDTGDARITDLGTRFEVSSKASSVRVTVESGAVRLGAKSWFGKRIDLFADQAGIMAGAEPRRTTDVSRDSIARWRNEWVEYRDAPLSQVVGDLESVSPLPIRIADRTLANLRVSGRIRLTDPLRQVDNLSFIHHFTVQRGEDAVILSHQ, translated from the coding sequence GTGGCGGAATTGTCAGAGGATAGTTCGGCGGAATGGGAAGCGGCCCAGTGGGTTGCCCGCCAGATGGGCAACGAACCTTTCGACATGGAAGGTTTCAACGCATGGCTGGCCGCTGATTCCCAACATAAGCCCCTGTTCGACACCATGTGGCATCGCATCATGGGACCGGCCATGGATCAGGCCCTGAACAGCTATGGAACGCAGGCGCGCTCCAGGCGCAACAGGCTGGCGGCCGGTGCAGTCGGGCTGCTGGCGCTGGCCGGGGGATATGGGGCCTGGCCGTCGGTTGAACTGTTCATGGCGCAACCGCAGGATTATGCGGCTGCCGGCGGCACCATCCGCCAGATCTCACTGGAGGACGGGACGCGCCTGACTCTGGCTGGCGGCGCTGTCGTCCGGGTTCGCTACACGCGGCGCGATCGGTTGGTGGAACTGACCGGCGGCACGATTTTCGCCGATGTCGTACATGACGAAAATCGGCCGTTTCGCATTGATACCGGCGACGCCCGCATCACCGACCTCGGCACGCGGTTCGAGGTTTCCAGTAAAGCCTCGTCCGTCCGGGTGACAGTCGAATCCGGGGCCGTTCGGCTCGGCGCGAAAAGCTGGTTCGGGAAACGGATAGATCTCTTCGCCGATCAGGCCGGCATCATGGCCGGGGCCGAGCCGCGCAGGACGACCGACGTCAGCCGGGACAGCATCGCGCGCTGGCGAAACGAGTGGGTGGAATATCGCGACGCACCCCTGTCGCAGGTGGTCGGGGATCTGGAGAGCGTGTCGCCGCTGCCGATCCGCATTGCCGACCGGACCCTCGCCAATCTGAGGGTCAGCGGACGCATTCGTCTGACCGACCCGCTCAGACAGGTCGACAACCTGTCCTTCATCCACCATTTCACCGTTCAGCGGGGCGAGGACGCCGTCATCCTGTCTCACCAATAG
- a CDS encoding RNA polymerase sigma factor: protein MRSDDSEWRVHRFDLLRYVGRRVDDVALRDDIVQEAITRLLVYQAKPGITVANIAALLRRISLDLTRDHFRRAGRNRSVALSDELLCPQPCIQERLEQRQLVAIVAGVVKAMPRLRREVFFRRRVEGQSAKEVSQALGISPGAVDAHIARAVLDLHLAMEKIEKRGGIVRG from the coding sequence ATGCGATCCGATGATTCAGAGTGGCGCGTTCACCGCTTCGATCTGCTGCGCTATGTGGGGCGGCGGGTGGACGATGTCGCGCTCCGCGATGACATCGTTCAGGAAGCCATCACCCGACTGCTGGTCTATCAGGCCAAGCCCGGCATTACCGTGGCGAATATCGCTGCCTTGCTCCGCCGCATCTCGCTTGACCTGACCCGCGATCATTTTCGTCGTGCCGGTCGAAACCGCAGCGTCGCTCTGTCGGATGAACTCCTCTGCCCGCAGCCGTGCATACAGGAACGGCTCGAGCAGCGGCAGCTTGTTGCGATTGTGGCCGGGGTAGTGAAGGCCATGCCGCGCCTTCGCCGGGAAGTGTTCTTCCGCCGTCGTGTGGAAGGACAGTCGGCGAAGGAAGTCTCCCAAGCATTGGGGATTTCCCCCGGCGCGGTCGACGCGCATATAGCCAGAGCGGTACTGGACCTGCATCTGGCGATGGAAAAGATCGAAAAGCGTGGCGGAATTGTCAGAGGATAG
- a CDS encoding DUF3598 domain-containing protein, protein MGIREDMPLLARHEGVWDGVYTYYNAAGEKIDEHKSRLFCRFPEDGEFPYHQTNHYLWDDGRTEVRDFPAAYRDQRIWWDNELIQGWAAEVGLDEYNRTVMLYWQRQGDPSLYLYEMIQLADDGRTRCRTWHWIRNGLLETRTAIQEKLVSRNWAAVEKEMEAQTA, encoded by the coding sequence ATGGGAATTCGCGAAGACATGCCACTGCTCGCGCGCCATGAAGGCGTGTGGGACGGGGTCTACACCTATTATAATGCGGCAGGCGAGAAGATTGACGAGCACAAGTCGCGCCTGTTCTGCCGCTTCCCTGAAGACGGCGAGTTCCCCTATCATCAGACCAACCACTATCTGTGGGACGATGGCCGCACCGAAGTCCGCGATTTCCCCGCCGCCTATCGCGACCAGCGCATCTGGTGGGACAATGAACTGATCCAGGGCTGGGCCGCCGAGGTCGGGCTGGACGAATATAACCGCACCGTCATGCTCTACTGGCAGCGTCAGGGCGACCCCAGCCTCTATCTCTACGAGATGATCCAGCTTGCGGACGACGGCCGGACGCGCTGCCGCACCTGGCACTGGATCCGCAACGGCCTGCTGGAAACGCGCACCGCGATCCAGGAAAAGCTGGTCAGCCGCAACTGGGCAGCGGTGGAGAAGGAAATGGAGGCTCAGACGGCCTGA
- a CDS encoding alpha/beta fold hydrolase: MTITRHFIRVGNRRVHYRKAGSGPTLLMVHQSPRSSAEYEPLMRKWAQHFTCIAPDTPGFGQSDPLPDNPDIEAFSAALVELLDALGISKTAAYGFHSGGIILVSAVKRHPERFTALATGGYAVWTPEEMAIFDRDYLPPFQPSGYGEHLTWLWNRIIEQTWFFPWFDVRDGARISVAHDDPVKTDAVIRDMLDSGDAYRAGYGAVLRAPRDIPATDAETIPVLIAAYNGDPLQAHIARLGAMPPSWRAEAVATPADLEDACLAHLRATPVLPCPVIVESRDGGFIPVESAGFSGLIHWQGNPQADTMLIHAPGRAAELFDIGDALAIDLPGHGLSDDWQPGFAPDMESWAAIVAATISGISKAKTSVIIGEGFSALLAAKVAAQVGARGWGAVDAHLPLPENSLIWADRAIPDQTPDRHGAYLNAAWNAVRAGHFFWPWFEAKAANAIPFTTADIASETLAIEHRSLIRARAGRALLTVLASVDRDALIAAAPAPLRWERADWAQARTDIWLPRGF, translated from the coding sequence ATGACGATCACCCGCCACTTCATCCGCGTCGGCAACCGCCGCGTCCACTATCGCAAGGCAGGCTCGGGACCGACCCTGCTGATGGTCCACCAAAGCCCGCGCAGCTCGGCCGAATATGAGCCGCTGATGCGCAAATGGGCGCAGCATTTCACCTGCATCGCGCCCGACACGCCCGGCTTCGGCCAGTCTGACCCGCTGCCCGACAATCCCGATATAGAGGCCTTTTCCGCCGCGCTGGTCGAACTGCTGGACGCGCTGGGCATCAGCAAGACGGCGGCCTATGGCTTCCATTCAGGCGGCATCATCCTGGTCAGCGCGGTCAAGCGTCATCCGGAACGGTTCACCGCGCTGGCGACCGGCGGCTACGCCGTCTGGACGCCGGAAGAGATGGCGATCTTCGACAGGGATTATCTGCCGCCCTTCCAGCCCAGCGGCTATGGCGAACATCTGACCTGGCTGTGGAACCGCATCATCGAACAGACCTGGTTCTTCCCCTGGTTCGACGTGCGCGACGGCGCGCGCATCAGCGTCGCCCATGACGATCCGGTCAAGACCGACGCGGTGATCCGCGACATGCTCGACAGCGGCGATGCCTATCGCGCCGGCTATGGCGCGGTGCTGCGCGCGCCGCGCGACATCCCCGCGACCGATGCGGAGACGATCCCGGTGCTGATCGCTGCCTATAATGGTGATCCCTTGCAGGCCCATATCGCCCGCCTTGGCGCCATGCCGCCAAGCTGGCGGGCCGAAGCGGTGGCGACCCCCGCCGATCTGGAAGACGCCTGTCTGGCGCATCTGCGCGCCACGCCGGTCCTGCCATGCCCCGTCATCGTGGAAAGCCGGGACGGCGGCTTCATCCCTGTCGAAAGCGCCGGTTTCAGCGGACTGATCCACTGGCAGGGCAATCCGCAGGCCGATACGATGCTGATCCATGCACCCGGCCGCGCCGCCGAACTGTTCGACATTGGCGACGCGCTGGCGATCGATCTACCCGGCCATGGTCTGTCGGACGACTGGCAGCCGGGCTTCGCACCCGACATGGAAAGCTGGGCGGCAATCGTGGCGGCCACCATCAGCGGGATCAGCAAGGCAAAAACATCGGTGATCATCGGCGAAGGCTTTTCCGCGCTGCTCGCCGCAAAGGTGGCAGCGCAGGTCGGAGCCCGTGGCTGGGGCGCGGTCGACGCGCATCTCCCGCTACCCGAAAATTCGTTGATATGGGCCGACAGAGCCATTCCGGACCAGACCCCCGACCGCCACGGCGCCTATCTCAACGCCGCATGGAACGCCGTGCGGGCCGGCCATTTCTTCTGGCCCTGGTTCGAAGCGAAGGCCGCCAACGCCATTCCCTTCACCACAGCGGACATCGCGTCGGAAACGCTCGCCATTGAGCATCGCAGCCTGATTCGCGCCCGCGCGGGCCGCGCGCTGCTGACCGTGCTGGCATCGGTGGATCGCGACGCTCTGATCGCCGCCGCGCCCGCGCCGCTCAGATGGGAACGCGCCGACTGGGCGCAGGCACGCACCGACATCTGGTTGCCACGAGGGTTTTGA
- a CDS encoding aldehyde dehydrogenase family protein: MSLTVIDPRTGQVDYSITPLDEAQIAQQTAALRRAQVGWAEQPAEQRATALRAFAEAMGHHRAALIEALTNDTGRAAISAIEVDAMTRALIRWADSAPAIIRAAQVQDRPTGIPAITTTTRLVPYALVGVISPWNFPLTLALIDAIPALAAGSAVIIKPSEVTPRFIRPLMAAIAEVPDIAGVLTLIEGDGATGAALVDHVDFIAFTGSVATGRKVGEAAARAFIPASLELGGKDPMLILASADPEKAADIALRASVLNTGQACQSIERVYVARAIAEPFLVALARKAQAARLNYPDVHAGDIGPFIFGKQAVIVQAQIDDAVAKGARILAGGQVETLGGGQYLRPTVLVDVTPGMAIMEEETFGPVIPVSLFDTEDEAVAHANSGIFGLSAAVIAGSTQEAEAVAVRLNVGGVSINDGSLTGLVWEAEKSSFGKSGLGPSRMGESGLLRFFRRQALIRQSGNALPLAAYSEEALGG; encoded by the coding sequence ATGAGCCTGACCGTTATCGATCCGCGCACGGGGCAGGTGGATTATAGCATCACCCCGCTCGATGAAGCTCAAATCGCGCAGCAGACCGCCGCATTGCGGCGGGCGCAGGTTGGATGGGCGGAGCAGCCGGCGGAGCAGCGGGCGACTGCGCTGCGCGCCTTTGCCGAAGCCATGGGACATCATCGCGCGGCGCTGATCGAGGCGCTGACCAACGATACCGGGCGAGCGGCGATCTCCGCGATAGAAGTCGATGCCATGACCCGGGCGCTGATCCGCTGGGCCGACAGCGCGCCCGCGATCATCAGGGCGGCGCAGGTGCAGGACCGGCCGACCGGCATTCCCGCCATCACGACCACGACCCGGCTGGTGCCCTATGCGCTGGTGGGCGTGATCAGCCCGTGGAACTTCCCGCTGACGCTGGCGCTGATCGACGCGATCCCTGCGCTGGCGGCTGGATCGGCGGTGATCATCAAGCCTTCCGAGGTGACGCCGCGCTTCATCCGTCCCCTGATGGCGGCCATTGCCGAGGTTCCGGACATCGCGGGCGTCCTGACCCTGATCGAAGGGGACGGCGCGACCGGCGCCGCGCTGGTCGATCATGTCGACTTCATCGCCTTCACCGGATCGGTCGCGACCGGGCGCAAGGTGGGCGAGGCGGCGGCGCGGGCCTTCATCCCCGCGAGCCTGGAACTGGGCGGCAAGGACCCGATGCTGATCCTTGCCAGTGCCGATCCGGAAAAGGCGGCGGACATCGCCCTGCGCGCGTCGGTACTCAACACCGGGCAGGCCTGTCAGTCGATCGAGCGGGTCTATGTCGCCCGCGCCATAGCCGAGCCGTTTCTGGTGGCGCTGGCGCGCAAGGCGCAGGCGGCGCGGCTCAACTATCCCGATGTCCATGCGGGGGATATCGGACCGTTCATCTTCGGCAAACAGGCCGTCATCGTGCAGGCGCAGATCGACGATGCTGTGGCGAAGGGCGCGCGGATACTGGCCGGTGGACAGGTCGAGACGCTGGGCGGCGGCCAATATTTGCGCCCGACGGTTCTGGTCGACGTGACGCCCGGCATGGCGATCATGGAGGAGGAGACCTTCGGCCCGGTCATCCCGGTGTCGCTGTTCGATACCGAGGATGAGGCTGTGGCGCATGCCAATAGCGGCATTTTCGGGCTGTCCGCTGCCGTGATCGCCGGAAGCACGCAGGAAGCCGAAGCGGTTGCTGTGCGGCTCAACGTCGGCGGGGTGTCGATCAACGATGGGTCGCTGACTGGACTGGTCTGGGAGGCCGAGAAATCGAGCTTCGGCAAAAGCGGCCTTGGGCCGTCGCGCATGGGGGAAAGCGGTTTGCTGCGTTTCTTCCGCAGGCAGGCGCTGATCCGTCAGTCGGGCAACGCGTTGCCGCTTGCCGCCTATTCGGAGGAAGCGCTGGGCGGCTGA
- a CDS encoding class I SAM-dependent methyltransferase, protein MKQDVPPPYTAVAQHAVFPKPTHDEAARYNFLTAFNKYLSGSIGAGNRIAYDTRVLPAFQAEHGRDPQDRFEIRDAMNQDPWHRYWSALKRNSMEMRQQNGRSITLRQLAELSAMVRQYNEGRGTLQLDPSLPIPHYMDAVDIHCMPGNYQGEERPGDMSAGANYDSGLFATTAGGLGALSDGGGQALVEWVRKERPDWKPRRILDLGCTVGHNIVPLALAFPDAEVIAIDTGAAVLRYAHARAQSLGATNIRFIQMNAEDMSRFPDGHFDWVQTTMYLHELSGKALPRIIRESERVLAPGGLMFHLEQPQYSDDMPLYEQFIRDWDAFNNNEPYWSAMHALDLKQVMEEAGLPRDCQFTARVLAVVDRTIFPAAAEGAEEDHGRAAAWNAYGAWKPEA, encoded by the coding sequence ATGAAACAGGATGTACCCCCGCCCTATACCGCCGTCGCCCAGCATGCGGTGTTCCCCAAGCCCACTCATGATGAAGCGGCGCGTTATAATTTTCTGACGGCGTTCAACAAATATCTGTCCGGATCGATCGGAGCAGGCAACAGGATCGCCTATGACACGCGCGTCCTGCCCGCTTTCCAGGCGGAACATGGCCGCGACCCGCAGGACCGTTTCGAGATCCGCGACGCGATGAACCAGGACCCCTGGCATCGCTATTGGTCGGCGCTGAAGCGCAATTCGATGGAAATGCGCCAGCAGAACGGCCGTTCGATCACGCTGCGCCAACTGGCTGAGCTGAGCGCTATGGTGCGCCAGTATAATGAGGGCCGGGGGACGCTGCAGCTCGATCCGTCCCTCCCGATCCCGCATTATATGGATGCAGTCGACATCCATTGCATGCCCGGCAATTATCAGGGGGAGGAACGCCCCGGCGACATGTCGGCAGGCGCCAATTATGACAGCGGCCTGTTCGCCACCACCGCAGGCGGGCTTGGCGCGCTGTCGGACGGTGGCGGGCAGGCGCTGGTCGAATGGGTCCGCAAGGAACGCCCCGACTGGAAACCCCGCCGCATCCTCGATCTGGGCTGCACCGTCGGCCATAATATCGTGCCGCTGGCGCTCGCCTTCCCCGATGCGGAGGTTATCGCCATCGACACGGGCGCGGCCGTACTGCGCTATGCCCATGCCCGCGCCCAGTCGCTGGGCGCGACGAACATCCGCTTCATCCAGATGAATGCCGAGGATATGAGCCGTTTCCCCGACGGCCATTTCGACTGGGTGCAGACCACCATGTATCTGCACGAACTGTCGGGCAAGGCCCTGCCCCGGATCATCCGCGAAAGCGAACGCGTGCTGGCGCCGGGCGGCCTGATGTTCCATCTGGAACAGCCGCAATATAGCGACGACATGCCGCTTTATGAGCAGTTCATCCGCGACTGGGACGCTTTCAACAATAATGAGCCCTATTGGTCGGCCATGCATGCACTGGACCTGAAACAGGTGATGGAGGAAGCAGGCCTGCCGCGCGACTGCCAGTTCACGGCGCGCGTGCTGGCCGTCGTCGACCGCACCATCTTCCCGGCCGCCGCGGAGGGCGCGGAGGAAGATCATGGCCGTGCCGCCGCCTGGAATGCCTATGGAGCGTGGAAACCCGAAGCATGA
- a CDS encoding nitrilase-related carbon-nitrogen hydrolase, with protein sequence MSMIKPYAALALQIAARSVERLPDRAAASVQMLAMIEEIGVKLRASSVFIQQYGGSPVHLAVLPEYFLTSYPGRISIPAFAEKAALDMDGPEYEALGRIATAQNLFLAGNAYERDPHFPGLYFQTSFVVAPSGKVVLRYRRLNSMFTPTPHDVWSKYLDIYGLNGVFPVARTEIGNLAAIASEEILYPEIARAHALRGAEIFVHSSSEVGSPLATPKQIAKRARAFENIAYVISANTAGIEGSAMPLASADGNSIVIDYKGNPLAESSPGETFTAFADLDINALRAQRRKPGMSNFLARQRLELFAPIYGGQAPQPANSLIADGLVKVPDRDHFLKVQEQVIDRLSKDGLI encoded by the coding sequence ATGAGCATGATCAAGCCCTATGCCGCCCTCGCCCTTCAGATAGCCGCCCGTTCGGTCGAGCGGCTGCCTGACCGCGCCGCCGCAAGCGTCCAGATGCTGGCGATGATCGAGGAGATCGGCGTCAAGCTGCGCGCCTCCTCCGTCTTCATCCAGCAATATGGCGGCAGCCCCGTGCACCTTGCGGTGCTGCCCGAATATTTCCTGACCAGCTACCCCGGCCGCATCTCCATTCCCGCCTTCGCGGAAAAGGCGGCGCTGGACATGGACGGCCCTGAATATGAGGCGCTGGGCAGGATCGCCACTGCGCAGAACCTGTTCCTTGCGGGCAACGCCTATGAACGCGATCCGCATTTCCCCGGCCTCTATTTCCAGACGAGCTTCGTCGTCGCCCCATCGGGCAAGGTCGTGCTGCGCTATCGCCGCCTCAATTCGATGTTCACGCCGACACCGCATGACGTCTGGTCGAAATATCTCGACATTTACGGGCTGAACGGCGTGTTCCCCGTCGCCCGGACGGAGATCGGCAATCTGGCCGCCATTGCGTCCGAAGAAATCCTCTACCCCGAAATCGCGCGTGCCCATGCCCTGCGCGGCGCGGAGATTTTCGTCCATTCCTCTTCGGAGGTCGGATCGCCGCTCGCCACGCCCAAGCAGATCGCCAAGCGCGCCCGCGCGTTCGAGAATATCGCCTATGTCATCTCCGCCAACACGGCCGGGATCGAAGGATCAGCGATGCCGCTGGCGTCCGCCGACGGCAATTCGATCGTCATCGACTATAAGGGCAATCCGCTCGCGGAATCGAGCCCCGGCGAAACCTTCACCGCCTTTGCCGATCTCGACATCAACGCCCTGCGCGCCCAGCGGCGGAAGCCCGGCATGAGCAATTTCCTCGCCCGCCAGCGGCTGGAGCTTTTCGCCCCCATCTATGGCGGCCAGGCGCCCCAGCCCGCCAACAGCCTGATCGCCGACGGGTTGGTAAAGGTACCCGACCGTGACCATTTCCTGAAGGTGCAGGAACAGGTGATCGACCGTCTTTCGAAGGATGGACTGATATGA